One window of Bacillus sp. (in: firmicutes) genomic DNA carries:
- a CDS encoding YdiU family protein: MTNNKATIDTGWNFDNSYARLPKIFFSSLKPTPVRSPKLIIFNSSLANSLGLNREVLQSQGGMEVFAGNKIPEPASPLAQAYAGHQFGHFTMLGDGRAILLGEHITPSGDRFDIHLKGSGRTPYSRGGDGRAALGPMLREYIISEAMHALGISTTRSLAVVTTGESVIRETELPGAILTRVAASHIRVGTFEYVANWGTFEELQLLADYTIERHYPSAKNASNCYLSLLQEVIKRQAMLISKWQLVGFIHGVMNTDNMAISGETIDYGPCAFMDTYDPATVFSSIDREGRYAYGNQPLIGAWNLARFAETLLPLLDEKEEQAVKLAEDAISTFPKLYHYNWLKGMRAKLGLYNEEEQDESLIQELLTIMKQHYADYTNTFLALTFDKLEGMDLFYNKEFAQWFNEWQTRLERQEQSKESSQQLMKKSNPAIIPRNHRVEEALEAAVNHEDYSVMERLLHVLSSPYEHSPEHKEYSKLPAPSNHPYRTFCGT, translated from the coding sequence ATGACGAATAATAAAGCAACAATCGATACTGGATGGAATTTTGACAATAGTTATGCTCGTCTGCCGAAAATATTTTTTTCTAGCTTAAAGCCAACTCCGGTTCGTTCACCGAAGTTGATTATTTTTAATTCCTCATTGGCAAATTCTCTAGGTTTAAACAGGGAGGTGCTGCAAAGCCAAGGTGGGATGGAAGTATTTGCTGGTAATAAAATTCCGGAGCCTGCTTCTCCTCTAGCACAAGCTTACGCAGGGCATCAATTCGGGCATTTTACGATGTTAGGGGATGGAAGGGCAATTCTTCTTGGTGAACACATTACTCCTAGTGGTGATCGTTTTGATATTCACCTTAAAGGTTCTGGGAGAACGCCATATTCCCGTGGTGGCGATGGGCGGGCAGCACTTGGACCGATGCTCCGCGAATATATTATCAGCGAAGCAATGCATGCACTTGGGATATCTACAACTCGAAGCCTAGCGGTCGTGACAACTGGTGAGTCAGTCATCCGCGAAACAGAGTTGCCAGGTGCCATTCTAACCCGCGTGGCTGCAAGCCATATCCGCGTTGGCACCTTTGAATATGTAGCAAATTGGGGAACATTTGAGGAACTACAGCTTCTTGCGGACTATACAATCGAACGACATTATCCAAGCGCTAAAAATGCCTCAAACTGCTATCTTTCTCTTCTTCAAGAAGTAATAAAGCGTCAGGCAATGTTAATTAGCAAGTGGCAATTAGTCGGTTTTATTCACGGAGTGATGAACACCGATAACATGGCAATTAGTGGTGAAACGATTGATTATGGACCTTGCGCTTTCATGGATACTTACGACCCGGCTACAGTATTTAGTTCCATTGATCGAGAGGGACGATATGCGTATGGCAATCAGCCGCTGATTGGCGCTTGGAATCTTGCGCGCTTTGCAGAAACTCTATTGCCATTATTAGATGAGAAAGAGGAGCAGGCTGTAAAATTGGCTGAGGATGCAATCTCAACATTTCCTAAATTGTATCATTATAATTGGCTAAAAGGTATGAGAGCTAAGCTTGGCCTATATAATGAAGAAGAACAGGACGAATCACTTATTCAAGAACTTCTGACAATTATGAAACAGCATTATGCAGATTATACGAACACGTTCCTAGCCTTAACTTTTGATAAACTAGAGGGCATGGATCTTTTTTACAACAAAGAGTTTGCTCAATGGTTTAATGAGTGGCAGACAAGATTGGAAAGACAGGAACAATCGAAAGAATCCTCCCAGCAGTTGATGAAGAAGAGTAATCCGGCGATCATTCCGCGCAATCATCGTGTAGAAGAAGCACTAGAGGCGGCGGTAAATCACGAAGACTACAGTGTTATGGAGCGACTTCTTCATGTTCTTTCGAGCCCTTACGAGCACTCTCCCGAGCATAAGGAATATTCTAAATTGCCTGCTCCCTCAAACCATCCATATCGAACCTTTTGTGGGACATAA
- a CDS encoding DUF1287 domain-containing protein, whose protein sequence is MMLVVVFCIASFVFFFRDGIILEHLGMEIDLPFIKVVTIPDEYSTIDRNQNGIADPIDIVNAARKGVKQRTTYKSAYYAGGYPPDDEGVCTDMIWRGLRGAAIPFKEFIDKDIAEHTELYPRVKGKPDPNIDFRRVPNQYVFFNRFAEILTTELIPGNIDNLREWQPGDIVVFLEDGFHHTGIVSDKRAKDGTPYFIHNIYPFAAEVKLSSFKTPIAGHYRWKY, encoded by the coding sequence ATGATGTTGGTAGTTGTTTTTTGTATAGCTTCCTTTGTATTTTTCTTCCGTGATGGAATAATCCTTGAGCACCTTGGTATGGAAATTGATTTACCATTTATCAAGGTTGTTACTATACCCGATGAGTATTCCACTATTGACCGTAATCAAAATGGAATTGCTGACCCTATTGATATTGTCAATGCAGCTAGAAAAGGGGTAAAACAACGTACAACATATAAAAGTGCCTACTATGCTGGCGGCTATCCCCCGGATGATGAGGGGGTTTGTACCGATATGATTTGGCGCGGGTTAAGGGGGGCAGCTATTCCATTTAAAGAATTTATAGACAAAGATATTGCTGAACACACAGAGCTTTATCCACGTGTAAAGGGGAAGCCTGACCCTAATATTGATTTTAGGCGCGTGCCTAACCAATATGTATTTTTTAATCGGTTTGCAGAAATCTTAACGACAGAATTAATACCGGGCAATATTGATAATTTGCGAGAGTGGCAACCAGGGGATATTGTTGTCTTTTTAGAAGATGGCTTTCATCATACCGGGATTGTCTCCGATAAACGTGCAAAAGACGGCACACCTTACTTTATTCATAACATTTATCCGTTTGCCGCAGAAGTAAAACTATCATCATTTAAAACACCGATAGCTGGCCATTATAGGTGGAAATACTAA
- a CDS encoding DUF4083 family protein — translation MIALVLFFAAALAQVHINAGDIIYQLLTFLLLLAIPFALILFFKRRNSRLNRIEEKLDRLLEDKEKRNNGDQI, via the coding sequence ATGATTGCTTTGGTATTATTTTTTGCAGCAGCCCTGGCACAAGTTCATATTAATGCAGGAGATATAATTTATCAGCTACTAACATTTTTACTCTTGTTAGCTATTCCATTTGCTCTGATTTTATTTTTCAAAAGAAGAAATAGCCGGTTAAACCGAATCGAGGAAAAGTTAGATAGATTACTAGAGGACAAAGAGAAAAGAAACAATGGTGATCAGATTTGA
- the bioC gene encoding malonyl-ACP O-methyltransferase BioC, producing MINKELLQKRFTKQAPIYDEFANVQKKMANHLLTLLEDVQCGEQGGIRILEIGCGTGYLTERILQHFPHCEITAVDLAPGMIEMARKKVDDKRVTFICGDAEKMEFAQTYHFIISNATFQWFNQLENTIRRLFETLHTGGTIYFSTFGKSTFHELHASFKQAQDRLPVSKGHKLGQSFYSIDELATICKLSLDSYPIQLNYEEKREIETFASVREFLTSIKKIGANNSNEEGYRLNPSVLKEMIRYYECNYRVGNSIQATYHCLYFSIKPEASCAN from the coding sequence ATGATAAATAAAGAGCTGCTACAAAAGCGTTTCACTAAGCAAGCGCCTATATACGATGAATTTGCCAATGTCCAAAAAAAGATGGCTAATCATCTTTTGACGCTACTTGAAGACGTGCAATGTGGTGAACAAGGGGGCATTCGTATTTTGGAAATAGGCTGTGGAACAGGCTATTTAACTGAGCGCATATTGCAACATTTTCCTCATTGTGAAATAACAGCTGTGGACTTGGCTCCGGGTATGATAGAAATGGCGAGAAAAAAAGTCGATGATAAAAGGGTTACGTTTATTTGCGGCGATGCTGAAAAAATGGAATTCGCTCAAACATATCATTTCATTATTTCAAATGCTACATTCCAATGGTTTAACCAACTTGAAAATACAATTAGGAGACTTTTTGAAACGCTCCATACAGGTGGCACGATTTATTTTTCTACCTTTGGAAAATCAACTTTTCATGAATTGCATGCATCATTTAAACAAGCACAAGACCGGCTTCCTGTATCAAAAGGGCATAAATTGGGACAATCGTTCTATTCAATCGATGAATTAGCTACAATTTGCAAGCTTTCATTAGATTCTTATCCAATTCAACTGAATTATGAAGAAAAGCGTGAAATTGAAACATTTGCGTCCGTTCGGGAGTTTCTAACATCGATAAAAAAAATTGGTGCAAATAATAGCAATGAGGAAGGCTATCGCTTGAATCCATCGGTATTAAAAGAAATGATTCGATACTACGAATGTAATTATAGAGTAGGCAACAGCATCCAAGCTACCTACCATTGTTTATATTTTTCAATAAAGCCTGAAGCGAGTTGTGCGAATTAA
- a CDS encoding alpha/beta fold hydrolase produces MKRGSIILLPGWGLNNQVWSPLQEELEKHYSLYFVDWHDIHTITDFKKRVADLIELEKLVSFFLLGCSLGSIVALEIAHSYRERAKGVVMLGGTSRFTVDPSSGYTYGWTSRIVERMKSNMRQEIRKTLVSFYTSMFSKSEIENGALDRFLSLGINQSPEENPESLLIGLDYLIQMDLRNDLHNISSPILLIHGEEDKVCPRTAADYIFQQMDGNAVLETLPFTGHLPFFTQTEECLSWIQTFVTENSLVKGREV; encoded by the coding sequence ATGAAGAGAGGGTCTATTATTCTACTACCTGGTTGGGGACTTAACAACCAAGTTTGGTCACCTTTACAAGAGGAATTGGAAAAACACTACAGTCTTTATTTTGTAGATTGGCATGATATACATACAATTACAGATTTTAAAAAGAGAGTTGCCGACCTAATTGAACTAGAAAAATTGGTATCTTTTTTTCTATTAGGATGTTCACTTGGTTCAATTGTTGCTTTAGAAATTGCCCATAGCTATCGAGAGCGAGCAAAAGGAGTCGTCATGCTGGGCGGTACGAGCCGTTTTACTGTTGATCCGTCTAGTGGATATACCTATGGTTGGACTTCAAGGATCGTTGAGCGAATGAAATCAAACATGAGGCAGGAAATAAGAAAAACACTAGTTTCTTTTTATACCTCAATGTTTTCGAAAAGTGAAATAGAAAATGGGGCATTGGACCGATTTCTATCACTAGGAATAAACCAAAGCCCGGAAGAAAACCCTGAATCGTTGCTTATTGGTCTAGATTATCTTATACAAATGGATTTACGGAATGATTTACATAACATTTCAAGTCCGATATTGCTCATTCACGGTGAAGAGGATAAAGTTTGCCCTAGAACGGCTGCAGATTATATATTCCAACAGATGGATGGGAACGCAGTTTTAGAAACATTGCCTTTTACAGGTCATCTTCCTTTTTTCACCCAAACAGAGGAATGTTTAAGCTGGATTCAAACATTTGTTACGGAAAATTCGTTAGTAAAGGGGAGGGAAGTATGA
- the bioF gene encoding 8-amino-7-oxononanoate synthase: MKMQRTWEDDIKEKLEQLKHLSQQRVLHKTENAPFPWLTLNGQRMLNLASNNYLGLAGDMRLALAGTKSLQMYGAGSTASRLIVGNHPLYEEAETSLIDWKGMEGGMILNSGYTANIGIISAIMDRNGVIFSDKYNHASIVDGIVLSRAKFQRYRHCDLNHLEALLKKCPTDKRKLIITDTVFSMDGDIAPLEGLVFLKERYNAILMVDEAHSSGIFGEQGEGLVHAHNLQEKVDIQMGTFSKGLGCYGAYVVGRKWLIDYLMNKMRSFIFTTALPPSVLGSIKAAIDIVRTEQFRRKQLMEHSHYFAYSLKKLGFQIGQSETQIIPIVIGPNEETMLFSRKLQEEGIAAIAVRPPTVPEGQARIRFTVMATHERNDLEQAIEKIAHVGRKLGVIE; the protein is encoded by the coding sequence ATGAAAATGCAAAGGACATGGGAAGATGATATTAAAGAAAAATTAGAACAATTAAAGCACCTTTCTCAGCAAAGGGTTTTACATAAGACCGAAAATGCACCGTTTCCATGGCTTACTCTTAACGGTCAGCGCATGTTAAATTTAGCATCCAATAATTACCTTGGTTTGGCAGGAGATATGCGGTTAGCACTAGCAGGTACAAAGTCATTACAAATGTATGGAGCTGGCTCAACGGCTTCACGTTTAATTGTTGGAAATCATCCTTTGTATGAAGAAGCTGAGACATCGCTAATCGATTGGAAAGGGATGGAAGGCGGAATGATCCTAAATAGTGGCTATACAGCTAATATTGGAATCATATCAGCAATAATGGATCGAAATGGTGTTATTTTTAGCGACAAATATAATCATGCGAGCATTGTTGACGGGATTGTCCTAAGCCGTGCTAAATTTCAACGCTATCGACATTGTGATTTGAACCATTTGGAAGCATTATTAAAAAAGTGTCCTACGGATAAACGAAAATTAATTATTACAGATACAGTTTTTAGTATGGATGGAGATATTGCTCCGTTGGAAGGATTAGTTTTCTTGAAGGAACGGTATAACGCTATTTTAATGGTGGATGAGGCCCATAGCAGCGGAATTTTTGGAGAACAAGGTGAGGGATTAGTCCATGCCCATAATCTTCAGGAAAAGGTTGACATACAAATGGGAACTTTCAGTAAAGGTTTAGGCTGTTATGGCGCTTATGTTGTCGGCCGTAAGTGGCTGATTGACTATTTAATGAATAAAATGCGCAGCTTTATATTTACAACAGCTCTTCCCCCGTCTGTTCTTGGCTCCATTAAGGCTGCTATTGATATCGTTAGGACAGAACAGTTCCGACGAAAACAATTAATGGAACATAGTCATTATTTTGCTTATTCATTAAAAAAACTTGGGTTTCAAATTGGTCAAAGTGAAACACAAATTATTCCGATTGTTATCGGGCCCAATGAAGAAACAATGCTTTTCAGTCGAAAGCTTCAGGAAGAAGGAATCGCTGCCATTGCTGTCCGACCACCAACAGTACCAGAGGGGCAGGCTAGAATTCGTTTTACAGTGATGGCGACTCATGAACGAAATGATTTAGAACAGGCTATTGAGAAAATTGCACATGTTGGGCGCAAGTTGGGGGTTATTGAATGA
- a CDS encoding nucleoid-structuring protein H-NS produces the protein MEHQTKILDCTIRDGGLVNNWDFTVEFVQDLYDGLSTAGVEYMEIGYKNSPKLLNATEPNPWRFLDDNFLKEIIPEKKFTKLSALVDIGRVDPNDILPREQSVLDMIRVACYIREVDKGLELVQLFHDLGYETSLNIMALSSAPEHQLLEAFEMVKKSPVDVVYIVDSFGSLEPGDIEHQVKKFKSMLPNKQLGIHTHNNMQLAFANTLTAMRNGVTFLDSSVYGMGRAAGNCHTELLVGYIPKTRYELKPVLGIIEKHMLEMREKWEWGYIIPYMISGLLNEHPRVAMAYRDCEDRDKFTCFYDKVTSPESSIAPSSK, from the coding sequence ATGGAACATCAAACTAAAATTTTGGACTGTACCATTCGTGACGGAGGGTTGGTAAATAATTGGGATTTCACTGTTGAATTTGTTCAAGACTTGTATGATGGCTTAAGTACTGCAGGCGTTGAATATATGGAGATCGGCTACAAAAACTCCCCTAAACTTTTGAATGCAACTGAGCCAAACCCATGGAGATTTCTTGATGATAACTTTCTTAAAGAAATTATTCCAGAGAAAAAATTCACAAAATTATCTGCACTCGTTGACATTGGACGTGTAGATCCAAATGATATTTTACCACGGGAGCAAAGTGTTTTAGATATGATTCGGGTAGCGTGCTATATCCGCGAAGTGGACAAAGGTTTAGAATTAGTACAGCTGTTCCATGATTTGGGCTATGAAACTTCACTTAACATTATGGCTCTATCAAGCGCCCCTGAACATCAGCTTCTTGAAGCATTTGAAATGGTGAAAAAGAGCCCTGTAGATGTTGTTTATATCGTTGATTCTTTTGGAAGTCTTGAGCCAGGGGATATTGAACATCAGGTGAAAAAGTTTAAATCAATGCTTCCTAATAAACAGCTTGGCATTCATACGCATAATAATATGCAGTTAGCATTTGCCAATACATTAACGGCAATGCGTAATGGCGTAACGTTCCTAGATTCTTCTGTATACGGAATGGGCCGCGCTGCCGGCAATTGCCACACAGAGCTTCTCGTTGGCTATATACCAAAAACAAGATATGAGCTTAAGCCAGTTTTAGGTATAATTGAAAAGCATATGCTCGAAATGCGTGAGAAGTGGGAATGGGGTTATATTATCCCTTACATGATTTCTGGTTTACTTAATGAACATCCACGTGTTGCTATGGCTTATCGTGATTGTGAAGATCGGGATAAATTTACATGTTTTTATGATAAAGTAACGTCACCTGAGTCATCTATTGCACCTTCATCTAAATAA
- the ahpC gene encoding peroxiredoxin: MSLIGKEVESFKAQAFHNGEFVEVTEQNLKGKWSVVCFYPADFTFVCPTELEDLQNSYATLKDLGCEVYSVSTDTHFTHKAWHDTSDTIKKIEYIMVGDPSQKLSRMFDVLNEESGLADRGTFIIDPDGVIQAVEINAGGMGRDAQTVVNKIKAAQYIRNNPGEVCPAKWQEGAKTLKPSLDLVGKI, translated from the coding sequence ATGTCATTAATTGGAAAAGAAGTAGAATCATTTAAAGCACAAGCATTTCATAACGGAGAGTTCGTTGAGGTTACTGAACAAAATTTAAAAGGAAAATGGAGTGTAGTTTGCTTCTATCCAGCAGATTTTACATTTGTATGCCCTACTGAACTAGAAGATCTTCAAAACAGTTATGCAACACTAAAGGATCTTGGTTGTGAAGTATATTCTGTTTCAACAGATACACATTTCACACATAAAGCATGGCATGATACATCAGATACTATTAAGAAAATTGAATACATTATGGTTGGCGACCCTTCACAAAAGCTTAGCCGCATGTTTGATGTATTAAACGAAGAATCTGGTCTTGCCGATCGTGGTACATTCATTATTGACCCAGATGGCGTTATCCAAGCAGTTGAAATCAATGCTGGTGGAATGGGCCGCGACGCTCAAACTGTTGTTAACAAAATTAAAGCAGCTCAATATATCCGCAACAATCCAGGAGAAGTATGCCCAGCAAAATGGCAAGAAGGAGCTAAGACACTTAAGCCTAGCCTTGACCTTGTAGGAAAAATTTAA
- the ahpF gene encoding alkyl hydroperoxide reductase subunit F: MILDAEIKAQLAQYLQMMEGNVLLKVSAGNDEVSRDMLELVDELASMSSKIKVERTQLHRTPSFSVNRIGEDTGITFAGIPLGHEFTSLVLALLQVSGRAPKVDQKVIEQIKNIEGEYRFETFVSLTCHNCPDVVQALNVMSVLNPDITHTMIDGAAFKEEVESKNILAVPTVFLNGEPFGSGRMSLEEIVAKIGSVPDAAEFANKEPFDVLVVGGGPAGASAAIYAARKGIRTGIIAERFGGQIMDTLGIENFISVRYTEGPKLAASLEEHVKEYNNVDIMNLQRAKRIEKKNLIEIELENGAVLKSKTVILSTGARWRNVGVPGEAEFKTKGVAYCPHCDGPLFIEKPVAVIGGGNSGIEAAIDLAGIVKHVTVLEFNPELKADSVLQERLHSLPNVTVLTNVQTKEITGTDKVNGITYVERDTGAEKHIELSGVFVQIGLVPNTDWLEGTVERNQFGEIIVDNRGATNIPGVFAAGDCTTNPYKQIIISMGSGATAALGAFDYLIRN, encoded by the coding sequence ATGATATTAGATGCCGAAATCAAAGCACAATTAGCCCAATATCTGCAAATGATGGAGGGTAATGTACTTCTCAAAGTTAGCGCAGGAAACGATGAAGTTTCTCGTGATATGCTTGAGCTAGTCGATGAATTAGCTTCCATGTCATCTAAGATTAAAGTTGAACGTACTCAACTGCATAGAACACCAAGTTTTAGTGTTAATCGTATAGGCGAAGACACTGGAATCACTTTTGCGGGCATTCCTCTTGGGCACGAATTTACTTCATTAGTGTTGGCTCTTTTGCAAGTAAGCGGAAGAGCACCTAAGGTTGATCAAAAGGTCATTGAGCAAATTAAAAATATCGAAGGTGAATATCGCTTCGAGACTTTTGTTAGCTTGACTTGCCACAATTGTCCTGATGTTGTGCAGGCACTGAATGTCATGAGCGTTCTTAATCCTGATATCACCCATACGATGATTGATGGTGCAGCTTTTAAAGAAGAAGTGGAAAGCAAAAACATCTTAGCTGTGCCTACGGTGTTCTTAAATGGTGAACCATTTGGAAGCGGCCGTATGTCTCTTGAGGAAATAGTAGCTAAAATTGGCTCTGTTCCCGATGCGGCAGAGTTTGCCAATAAAGAGCCATTTGACGTGCTTGTTGTCGGTGGCGGACCAGCGGGTGCAAGTGCAGCCATTTATGCTGCCCGTAAAGGTATTCGCACTGGCATAATCGCAGAACGCTTTGGCGGTCAGATTATGGACACTTTAGGGATTGAAAACTTTATTAGTGTAAGATATACAGAAGGTCCGAAGCTTGCCGCTAGTCTCGAAGAACATGTCAAAGAATACAATAATGTAGATATAATGAATTTACAGCGTGCCAAACGTATAGAAAAGAAAAACCTCATTGAAATTGAACTGGAGAACGGAGCTGTTCTTAAGAGCAAAACTGTAATCCTTTCAACTGGTGCTCGTTGGCGCAATGTTGGCGTTCCAGGCGAAGCTGAATTTAAGACGAAGGGTGTAGCCTACTGTCCACATTGTGATGGTCCGTTGTTCATTGAAAAACCAGTAGCTGTTATTGGCGGTGGTAATTCTGGTATTGAAGCAGCGATAGATCTAGCGGGTATAGTTAAACATGTAACAGTTCTTGAATTCAATCCAGAGCTGAAAGCTGATTCTGTACTTCAAGAACGATTGCACAGTCTCCCTAATGTAACTGTACTAACGAATGTTCAAACAAAAGAAATTACTGGTACTGATAAGGTAAATGGTATTACTTATGTTGAACGTGACACAGGAGCAGAAAAGCATATTGAACTTTCGGGAGTGTTTGTTCAGATTGGTCTTGTCCCAAATACAGATTGGCTAGAAGGAACCGTTGAACGCAATCAATTCGGGGAAATCATTGTTGATAATCGTGGAGCAACAAATATCCCTGGTGTGTTTGCTGCAGGAGATTGTACTACAAATCCATATAAGCAAATCATCATTTCAATGGGTTCAGGCGCAACCGCTGCCCTAGGTGCCTTCGATTATTTAATCCGAAATTAA
- a CDS encoding PadR family transcriptional regulator, producing MFNRELVKGSTSLLLLQLLHERDMYGYELVKELEKRSGNEFSVKEGTLYPALHKLEKQEYIEFYWQEQEKGPARKYYRITNAGKEMLDEKTQEWNDFVSVINKVLGRKKHGTAEE from the coding sequence ATGTTTAATCGTGAATTGGTAAAAGGCAGTACTTCCCTTTTGTTACTTCAACTGCTCCATGAAAGGGACATGTACGGATATGAGCTTGTAAAAGAATTAGAAAAGCGTAGCGGGAACGAGTTTTCGGTTAAGGAAGGAACATTGTATCCGGCTTTACATAAGCTTGAGAAGCAGGAATATATTGAATTCTATTGGCAGGAACAAGAGAAAGGCCCAGCCCGAAAGTATTATCGGATTACAAACGCTGGAAAAGAAATGTTAGATGAAAAAACCCAAGAATGGAACGACTTTGTTTCAGTTATAAACAAAGTATTAGGGAGAAAAAAACATGGAACGGCTGAAGAATGA
- a CDS encoding DUF4173 domain-containing protein: MELKLEQKDWIFLLLCFLVGLVAEEAFLMYQIGISYFVFIVFFYSLFFWRFRSFNFSHQRFGYLLLISIWILAACYTLYDTALFYMLNIVVIPTLVIFHLVLITSPKKFDWSNLVFIKYILHRIVDGIRYNAIFLKYVSKLSKQNSNQKHYDVWKKILIGIGVSIPLLAIILTLLISADTEFARILSSIPNFLTFRGDLVFRFIIVLIYTFLFFGFMQVLLQRKMDVIYKNGTMKPLTLDGVITLTILLLLDLVYILFVVVQFKYFFSGTLEDGYTYAEYARRGFFELLFVTMINLTVTITVIYSTKIVQGLLKKTIRFALAVLVLSSGVILISAFMRMMMYEDAYGFTFLRVLVHSFMIFLMVILAYTLVKIWLEQLSLFHFYFIAALIYYVGINFINLDSIVVKQNITRYEETGKIDINYLNSLSSTGILGLIELYEKNPHVQGLEELLQQRKQEKKWLKSEAWQSYNLAKNRAYQKLGELNL; encoded by the coding sequence ATGGAACTAAAACTAGAACAGAAAGATTGGATTTTTTTACTTTTATGTTTTCTTGTAGGACTTGTTGCTGAAGAAGCATTTTTAATGTACCAGATTGGTATTTCCTATTTTGTCTTCATCGTTTTCTTTTATTCATTATTTTTTTGGCGGTTTCGCTCGTTTAATTTTTCCCATCAGCGCTTCGGCTATTTGCTATTGATATCAATATGGATTTTGGCAGCTTGCTATACCTTATATGATACTGCCCTATTTTATATGTTAAATATTGTAGTGATTCCTACGCTTGTTATTTTTCATCTTGTCTTAATTACTTCACCGAAAAAATTCGACTGGAGTAATCTAGTTTTTATTAAATACATCTTACATCGCATCGTTGACGGTATTCGCTATAATGCAATTTTTCTAAAATATGTATCCAAGCTGTCGAAACAAAATAGCAATCAAAAGCATTATGATGTTTGGAAAAAGATTTTGATAGGCATTGGGGTCTCTATTCCACTTTTAGCCATTATTCTTACATTGTTAATTTCTGCTGACACGGAGTTTGCTAGAATTTTAAGCAGTATCCCTAATTTTCTTACCTTTAGAGGTGATCTTGTTTTTCGTTTTATCATTGTACTTATTTATACATTTTTATTTTTTGGATTTATGCAAGTATTGTTACAAAGAAAAATGGATGTGATTTACAAGAATGGGACTATGAAGCCCCTTACATTGGACGGAGTCATCACGTTGACGATTCTGTTACTTTTAGACTTAGTTTATATCTTATTTGTTGTCGTCCAATTTAAATATTTTTTTAGTGGGACGCTTGAAGATGGGTACACCTATGCAGAATACGCACGCCGCGGGTTTTTTGAATTGCTTTTTGTGACAATGATTAATCTAACTGTGACGATTACCGTGATTTATTCAACAAAAATAGTTCAAGGATTGCTAAAGAAAACAATCCGCTTCGCTTTAGCTGTTCTTGTTTTATCGAGCGGCGTTATTCTAATATCAGCGTTCATGAGAATGATGATGTATGAGGATGCCTATGGTTTCACTTTTTTGAGAGTGCTCGTTCATTCTTTTATGATTTTTCTAATGGTAATTCTCGCCTACACACTTGTTAAAATTTGGCTTGAGCAACTTTCCTTGTTCCATTTTTATTTTATCGCAGCGCTCATCTATTATGTCGGTATTAATTTCATCAATCTTGATTCGATTGTTGTTAAGCAAAATATTACCCGTTATGAGGAAACAGGAAAAATCGATATCAACTATTTAAACAGCTTATCTTCGACTGGCATTCTTGGACTAATTGAGCTTTATGAAAAAAATCCTCATGTTCAGGGGTTAGAAGAGTTGCTACAACAGCGAAAACAAGAGAAAAAGTGGCTGAAAAGCGAGGCTTGGCAGTCCTATAATTTAGCAAAAAATCGTGCATATCAAAAGCTTGGTGAGTTGAATTTATGA
- a CDS encoding gamma-type small acid-soluble spore protein — translation MENNHDSYTVVGTNIDEVKRLNERSGMSYNEVKAWLAKTTGGHGTDTDKKQI, via the coding sequence ATGGAAAATAATCATGATTCATACACAGTTGTAGGAACAAATATTGATGAGGTAAAAAGGCTAAATGAGCGTTCAGGCATGTCTTATAATGAAGTAAAAGCGTGGCTTGCTAAAACAACGGGCGGTCATGGTACAGATACTGATAAGAAGCAAATATAG